Proteins encoded together in one Oscillatoria sp. FACHB-1407 window:
- a CDS encoding response regulator codes for MTGSAQSKAANSIFANGGEMGGLMNSLDWSQTPVGTVQCWSQSLKSLVKTLLTSRYPMVLTWGTEFTQFYNDAYSQLIGDKHPAALGTDIRETLAEAWDTLGPMIQRVMATGVANWTPALPLVLERAGYREESYFSVSHAPAEDDDGQIVGMLAVCSEVTQQVLGERRLRLLRDLATQTGETRSVQDTCQDLIKTIATHPLDVPFALLYLREPDGRTLTLQGTGGLTADEQLCPHSIDLKTNHPLWSFAPVAAGETILVEELDQHMTVPGGPWNEPVHTALMMPIASSGQTAPLGVLIAGVNPNRALDEGYRSFYELLVGQVSVSIRNAQAYEEERRRAEMLAELDQAKTTFFSNVSHEFRTPLTLMLNPLEEVLQSNQLPPDAREQIAIAQRNAQRLLKLVNTLLDFSRIEAGRAQAHFEPTDLATYTVELASLFQSATERAGLRLIVDCPPFPRPISVDRDMWEKIVLNLLSNAFKFTFEGEITVSLHTVGSQVELMVRDTGTGIPAADLPRLFERFHRVEGAKGRTFEGTGIGLSLVQELVQLHGGAIAVESTLGHGSTFRVLLPMNPSPTVAVQDAGAASTLENGFHNNQAQLTDSAAFYVQEASSWLWENDRVDKPSSSSASSTARVFLVDDNADMRNYLHRILREFYQVEVFTEGSSALNAARAATPDLILSDVMMPGMDGFELLRQLRHDPRTREVPILLLSARAREESAVEGLNAGADDYLVKPFSARELLARVAVNVELGRSRQTAARRHLDQILSSVSDFIFTFDLAGRFTYANQPLLNLWQKNLTDIVGQNFFDLGYPPELADRLQQQIQQVITTRQPIEDETPYTSALGTSVYEYIFVPLFDAEGTVEAVAGTGRDISDRKQVEIA; via the coding sequence ATGACAGGTTCAGCACAAAGCAAAGCTGCCAACTCCATCTTTGCAAATGGTGGTGAAATGGGTGGGTTGATGAACTCGCTCGATTGGTCACAAACCCCCGTTGGGACAGTGCAGTGCTGGTCACAAAGCCTCAAATCGCTGGTCAAGACGCTGCTCACCTCGCGCTATCCAATGGTGCTAACCTGGGGAACGGAGTTCACGCAGTTTTACAACGATGCCTACTCTCAGCTAATTGGTGATAAGCACCCAGCAGCCCTGGGAACCGATATCCGAGAAACTCTGGCAGAAGCCTGGGATACGCTCGGACCAATGATTCAGCGGGTGATGGCAACGGGGGTTGCCAATTGGACTCCAGCCTTGCCACTGGTTTTAGAACGTGCCGGGTATCGAGAAGAATCTTACTTCAGTGTGTCGCACGCCCCTGCTGAAGATGATGATGGGCAGATTGTGGGGATGCTGGCGGTTTGTAGCGAGGTGACGCAGCAAGTTTTAGGAGAACGGCGGCTGCGACTGTTGCGGGATCTGGCAACCCAAACGGGTGAAACGCGCAGTGTGCAGGATACGTGCCAGGACTTGATAAAGACGATCGCCACTCATCCCCTAGATGTACCATTTGCGCTGCTGTATTTACGCGAGCCGGATGGCAGAACGCTCACGTTGCAAGGAACCGGGGGGTTAACCGCAGACGAACAACTTTGTCCCCACTCCATTGATTTAAAGACCAATCACCCCCTCTGGTCGTTTGCACCTGTCGCGGCGGGTGAAACCATTCTGGTGGAAGAGTTGGATCAACACATGACCGTGCCTGGAGGGCCGTGGAATGAGCCAGTTCACACGGCGCTAATGATGCCGATCGCCTCTTCGGGGCAAACTGCACCGTTGGGTGTGCTGATCGCAGGGGTGAACCCTAATCGAGCCTTGGATGAAGGGTATCGATCGTTCTATGAGTTGTTAGTCGGACAGGTTTCCGTATCCATTCGCAATGCTCAGGCGTATGAGGAAGAGCGTCGCCGCGCTGAAATGCTAGCCGAACTCGATCAGGCAAAGACTACCTTTTTTTCAAACGTCAGCCACGAGTTTCGCACTCCCTTAACGTTGATGCTCAATCCGTTAGAGGAGGTGCTGCAAAGTAACCAGTTGCCCCCGGATGCACGAGAGCAGATCGCGATCGCCCAGCGCAATGCCCAGCGACTCCTCAAGCTGGTCAACACGCTGCTTGACTTTTCACGAATCGAAGCTGGACGCGCCCAAGCCCATTTTGAACCAACGGATCTTGCCACCTATACGGTTGAATTAGCCAGTCTGTTTCAGTCTGCCACGGAGCGAGCGGGGCTACGGTTGATTGTCGATTGTCCTCCGTTTCCCCGACCCATCTCTGTGGATCGGGATATGTGGGAAAAGATTGTGCTGAATCTGCTCTCGAATGCGTTTAAGTTCACGTTTGAGGGGGAAATTACCGTTTCGCTGCACACTGTTGGAAGCCAGGTCGAACTGATGGTGCGTGACACGGGCACTGGCATTCCAGCCGCCGATTTACCTCGATTGTTTGAGCGATTTCACCGAGTAGAAGGCGCAAAGGGACGCACGTTTGAAGGGACAGGCATCGGGCTATCGCTGGTGCAAGAACTGGTGCAGTTGCATGGAGGGGCTATCGCGGTTGAGAGTACTCTGGGTCACGGCAGTACGTTTCGAGTCCTGTTGCCGATGAACCCATCCCCTACTGTTGCCGTACAGGACGCTGGTGCAGCTTCGACTCTAGAGAATGGCTTTCACAATAATCAAGCTCAACTGACAGATAGTGCTGCATTCTATGTGCAAGAAGCGTCAAGCTGGCTGTGGGAGAACGATCGCGTTGATAAACCTTCCTCATCCTCAGCTTCTTCCACGGCTCGCGTTTTTCTGGTTGATGACAATGCCGATATGCGGAACTATCTGCACCGCATTTTGCGCGAGTTTTATCAGGTTGAGGTGTTTACCGAAGGATCATCCGCTCTCAACGCCGCCCGCGCAGCAACGCCTGATTTAATTCTGAGCGATGTAATGATGCCGGGAATGGATGGGTTTGAGTTGCTCCGGCAGTTGCGACACGATCCCCGAACGCGCGAAGTTCCCATTCTGCTGCTGTCTGCCCGTGCCAGAGAAGAATCAGCCGTGGAAGGGCTAAATGCTGGAGCCGATGACTATCTGGTTAAACCCTTTAGTGCCCGCGAACTGTTGGCACGAGTCGCTGTCAATGTGGAGTTGGGACGATCGCGTCAGACAGCGGCTCGTCGTCACCTCGATCAAATCTTATCGTCTGTCTCTGATTTCATTTTCACCTTTGATCTGGCAGGGCGATTTACCTATGCCAATCAACCCCTGCTTAACCTGTGGCAAAAAAACTTGACAGACATTGTGGGTCAAAACTTTTTTGACTTGGGCTACCCACCCGAACTAGCCGATCGCCTTCAACAGCAAATTCAACAGGTCATCACCACACGCCAACCCATTGAGGACGAAACCCCCTACACCAGTGCTTTGGGAACCAGCGTCTACGAATACATTTTTGTACCGCTGTTTGATGCAGAGGGCACAGTTGAAGCCGTGGCAGGGACGGGGCGTGACATTAGCGATCGCAAACAAGTAGAAATTGC
- a CDS encoding helix-turn-helix domain-containing protein has product MSALKQSELAALVRETRQRLDLSQVKFAEKLGVSFQSVNRWENGRTKPMPIALKQIELLLQQMGEQGADILAQYFRKPQR; this is encoded by the coding sequence ATGTCTGCACTTAAGCAGTCAGAGTTAGCAGCTTTGGTACGAGAAACGCGGCAACGACTTGACCTCTCGCAAGTCAAATTTGCCGAAAAGCTGGGAGTTTCCTTTCAGAGCGTCAACCGTTGGGAAAACGGACGCACCAAGCCCATGCCAATCGCCTTGAAACAGATCGAACTGCTGCTACAGCAGATGGGAGAACAGGGCGCAGACATCCTGGCTCAATATTTCAGGAAACCGCAGCGATGA
- a CDS encoding YnfA family protein has translation MRDIVILRSLLYFVMAGLCEIGGGYLVWLWVRESKSGWLALGGVLLLTAYGFVATLQPANFGRAYAAYGGIFIILSIIWGWKVDNVIPDRMDWLGGTIALAGVLVIMYAPRT, from the coding sequence ATGCGTGACATAGTTATTCTGCGATCGCTGCTTTATTTCGTCATGGCGGGCTTATGCGAAATCGGGGGTGGATACTTAGTTTGGTTGTGGGTACGGGAAAGCAAAAGTGGCTGGTTGGCATTGGGTGGAGTACTTTTACTTACTGCCTATGGATTTGTAGCAACACTTCAACCTGCCAACTTCGGACGAGCCTATGCCGCTTATGGCGGAATTTTCATCATCCTATCCATCATCTGGGGATGGAAAGTAGATAACGTGATACCCGATCGCATGGACTGGTTAGGAGGCACGATCGCGCTGGCTGGTGTCCTGGTCATCATGTACGCCCCTAGAACTTAA
- a CDS encoding response regulator: MASPPLKILLVEDDELFRLGLRVRLERESGLEIVAEAEDGETAIEIVKSHSLNIVVLDIGLPGLGGIEACRQIKQLAPDLPVLVLTSHTQKALINRIIEVGAQGYCLKGAPSQTLILAIQSVATGASWWDSAATTEIRAAFENNSSATPANNADNTSPVLTRREQEILALIADGKTNQEIAEMLYIAPGTVRVHVHAILQKLDVRDRTQAAVIAIQKKLIDQQLLSSPPCAD; the protein is encoded by the coding sequence ATGGCATCTCCACCGCTCAAAATTCTTCTGGTTGAGGATGATGAACTCTTCCGTCTCGGCTTACGGGTACGACTGGAGCGAGAGTCAGGGCTGGAAATTGTGGCAGAGGCAGAAGATGGCGAGACGGCGATCGAGATTGTCAAAAGCCACTCGCTGAATATCGTTGTTCTCGATATTGGACTACCAGGACTGGGGGGAATTGAAGCCTGTCGGCAAATCAAGCAATTAGCTCCAGATCTTCCAGTTCTAGTACTGACCTCCCACACTCAAAAAGCACTGATTAACCGCATCATCGAAGTTGGGGCACAAGGCTACTGCCTCAAAGGTGCGCCATCACAGACTCTCATTCTGGCAATTCAATCAGTTGCAACTGGAGCCTCCTGGTGGGATTCTGCGGCGACAACTGAAATTCGGGCTGCTTTTGAAAATAATTCCAGTGCCACGCCAGCGAATAATGCAGACAACACTTCTCCTGTTCTGACTCGGCGAGAACAGGAAATCCTAGCGTTAATTGCCGATGGCAAAACGAATCAAGAAATTGCTGAAATGCTATATATTGCGCCAGGAACGGTACGAGTTCATGTTCATGCCATTCTCCAAAAACTAGACGTGCGCGATCGCACTCAAGCAGCCGTCATTGCCATCCAAAAAAAATTAATTGACCAGCAGCTACTATCCAGTCCCCCTTGTGCAGATTAA